Proteins encoded within one genomic window of Vanrija pseudolonga chromosome 3, complete sequence:
- the Gmds gene encoding GDP-mannose 4,6 dehydratase: protein MATSSGSGTGQARRTPQQADTNASTTSNADASAPATGASGAQSSSATAEPSATPAPPRRRHRPAPLSPLQDYQSDDALNAPALAPTSPGTTPVRSPRQPVSPSPWTQRTGFATQAFPPPRASATATATARTPTVPASVFAVPGIQHFTRESWAERKVALITGITGQDGSYLTELLLDKGYQVHGIIRRSSSFNTSRLHHLFSEERVERLALHYGDLTDSTNLVHIISQVQPSEVYNLGAQSHVKVSFEMAEYTADVDGTGALRLLDAIRTCGLDHLVKFYQASTSELYGQAAACPQDESTPFHPRSPYGVAKLYAYWITVNYRESYGIFASNGILFNHESPRRGRTFVTRKISRAVAEISLGRQECMVMGNLDALRDWGHARDYVEGMWRVLQHTTPDDFVLASGESHTVREFIESAFGVIGRQLTWSGEGVHEVGTDDAGRVVVRVDARYFRPAEVDRLQGDAGKARRLLGWSPSVGFAELVREMVQADVASARDLIEDLN, encoded by the exons ATGGCGACATCCTCGGGATCCGGGACAGGCCAAGCGAGGCGGACACCACAACAGGCCGACACGAacgcgagcacgacgtcaAACGCGGatgccagcgcgccggctactggcgcgagcggggcCCAGTCGTCATCGGCGACTGCAGAGCCATCTGCtacgccagcaccaccgcgcaGACGACATCGCCCGGCCCCGCTCTCCCCACTCCAAGACTACCAGTcggacgacgcgctcaacgcgccggcgctggcgcccaCGAGCCCCGGGACGACGCCCGTCAGATCGCCCAGACAGCcggtctcgccgtcgccgtggaCACAGCGGACAGGCTTCGCGACGCAGGCGTTCCCCCCGCCGCGAGCatcagcaacagcaacagcaacggCCCGCACGCCCACAGTCCCCGCCAGCGTGTTCGCCGTGCCCGGCATCCAGCACTTTACGCGCGAGTCGTGGgccgagcgcaaggtcgCGCTGATTACCGGCATTACGGGCCAGGATGGGTCGTATCTGACCGAgc TGCTCCTCGATAAAGGATACCAGGTCCACGGGATCATccgccgctcgagcagcttcAACACGTCGCGCCTGCACCACCTGTTCtcggaggagcgcgtcgagcggctggcACTGCACTATGGCGACCTGACGGATTCGACAAACCTCGTGCACATTATTTCGCAGGTGCA acCCTCGGAAGTGTacaacctcggcgcgcagtcGCACGTCAAGGTGTCGTTCGAGATGGCAGAGTACACGGCCGATGTGGACGGCACGGGCGCGCTgcggctcctcgacgcgATCCGGACGTGCGGGC tcgaccacctcgtcaagTTCTACCAGGCGTCCACGTCCGAGCTGTACGGCCAGGCGGCCGCGTGCCCGCAGGACGAGAGCACGCCGTTCCACCCGCGCAGCCCGTATGGCGTGGCCAAGCTGTATGCGTATTGGATTACGGTCAACTATCG CGAATCCTACGGCATCTTTGCCTCCAACGGCATCCTGTTCAACCAcgagtcgccgcgccgcgggcgtACCTTCGTGACGCGCAAGATCAGCCGCGCGGTCGCCGAGATCAGCCTGGGGAGGCAGGAGTGCATGGTCATGGGGAATCTGGATGCGTTGAGGGATTGGGGGCATGCGCGGGATTATGTCGAGGGCATGTGGCGCGTGCTGCAGCA cacTACGCCAGACGACTTCGTCCTCGCCTCTGGCGAATCCCACACAGTGCGCGAGTTCATCGAGTCGGCCTTCGGCGTCATCGGCCGGCAGCTTACCTGGTCCGGGGAGGGCGTGCACGAggtcggcaccgacgacgccggccgcgtggtggtgcgcgtcgacgcgcgatACTTCCGCCCGGCGGAGGTGGACCGGCTGCAGGGCGATGCTGGGAAGGCGCGCCGACTGCTGGGTTGGTCGCCGAGTGTCGGGTTTGCAgagctcgtgcgcgagaTGGTGCAGGCTGATGTTGCGAGTGCGCGCGACTTGATTGAGGATTTGAACTAG
- the Dolk gene encoding Dolichol kinase: MSHYMGSASSVGLGPSGDEDHGANGFVALHADDTEVETTHRKRTQQAAAEQLAPADADGLHARGDSPRPIPSRLPKRAASDSNVHHPLPARVTLLPHTLTIAGRSLTLNRKRCEDVLLLGAVVFGIVQLSYGWNEWAVSGEITTLLVLSIAYVYFRVRPAPTPSSPGNRSRSPLPPLPPNGVRASGVRRSSHVQPTAAAAATAAGVRASTPVLDEDAPTTLGKNGCIWGTEEREYRDCLDDGALFALLLCPVVAAALLHAALLRLSADPDRAVLPGWVVEEPLVIPGTPIRRISATVPHGTSDVTRALSALAISRRNLVQLFTLLSFVLLVQLTWSLRREVVRARSNLGNGRLAAVNGAAADKTATDTSDTSAKAPVPTILPGTYWLRRGELRRNLSVIGFAFLVTSCCVVIKIVTAHIDYGVWSDMSHSDIILATLFYQFCLYVCVRLARRGFTLGELAIVTNAGTALFMETVNMTRMKIPIIQTPYIKTYRLPTPLLTYQLALIPGSLLTGFLLSPLLYLSRHLAQRPARRLRFPHEKPVHRRLLALGFYAGSFIVVFGVVGTWARWELGWRDPWLYVIWFLVEGQHPWTRPALIAYWGLLAMFSVAGWQRQLSRARRHRLYTVPGTSRDSTSSTTSTSAPTVATQMMDAADQRIPTLSVNARRKSFHALAVAMFIPGISIDPAFTHLAFSVAFAAFTFAEYIRYFALWPLGVSVHLFLNEFIDHKDSGTAILSHFYLLAGSASPLWLEGPSQILAHFGVLSLGIGDAVASIVGRRMGYARWSPASGKTVEGSVGFVASVILASIVMWIVGAVDSFNFIPFVITTTLVTLLEAFSGQNDNLVLPVYGWAVGTLLGV; the protein is encoded by the exons ATGTCACACTACatgggctcggcgtcaagtgtcggccttggccccagcggcgacgaggaccacGGCGCGAACGGCTTTGTCGCGCTCCatgccgacgacacggaaGTCGAGACGACGCACAGGAAGCGCACGCAGCAGGCCGCAGCAgagcagctcgcgcccgccgacgcagACGGCCTCCACGCCCGAGGGGACTCGCCGCGCCCCATACCGAGCCGGCTACCGAAACGAGCTGCGTCGGACAGCAACGTGCATCACCCCCTCCCGGCGCGCGTAACGCTCCTCCCGCACACGCTCACCATCGCGGGCAGGAGCTTGACGCTCAACCGCAAGCGGTGCGAggacgtcctcctcctcggtgcgGTCGTGTTCGGAATCGTGCAACTCTCGTACGGGTGGAACGAGTGGGCCGTGTCTGGCG AAATTACGACGCTGCTTGTGTTGAGCATCGCCTATGTCTACTTTAGGGTACGCCCAGCAccgaccccgtcgtcgccaggTAAccggtcgcgctcgcccctGCCGCCTCTGCCTCCAAATGgtgtgcgcgcgagcggggtACGGCGGTCGAGCCATGTGCagccgacagcggcggcggcggcgaccgctGCAGGCGTACGCGCATCGACCCcagtgctcgacgaggacgcgccgaCAACACTCGGCAAGAACGGCTGTATCTGGGGCACAGAGGAGCGCGAGTACCG TGActgcctcgacgacggcgcgctgtttgcgctcctcctctgcccggtcgtcgccgcggcgctgctgcacgccgcaCTGCTACGGCTGTCTGCCGACCCAGACAGGGCCGTGCTTCCCGGCTGGGTCGTCGAAGAACCGCTCGTGATCCCCGGCACGCCGATCCGACGCATCTCTGCAACGGTCCCGCACGGCACGAGCGACgtgacgcgcgcgctgtcggcgctggcaATCTCGCGCCGAAACCTCGTCCAGCTGTTCACGCTGCTCTCGTtcgtgctgctcgtgcaGCTCACCTGGTCGCTCCGGCGcgaggtggtgcgcgcgcggagcaACCTCGGAAACGGCAGGCTGGCGGCTGTTAatggcgccgcggcagacAAGACTGCCACCGACACGAGCGACACGTCGGCAAAGGCGCCCGTGCCGACCATCCTACCCGGCACGTACTGGCTTCGACggggcgagctgcgccgcaACCTCTCGGTTATCGGcttcgccttcctcgtcacGAGCTGCTGCGTCGTCATCAAGATTGTCACCGCGCACATCGACTACGGTGTCTGGAGCGACATGTCCCACTCGGACATCATCCTCGCGACCCTCTTCTACCAGTTCTGCCTGTACGTCTGtgtccgcctcgcccgtcGAGGATtcaccctcggcgagcttgccaTCGTCACAAATGCCGGCACGGCCTTATTCATGGAAACGGTCAACATGACACGGATGAAG ATCCCCATCATCCAGACCCCGTATATCAAAACATACCGCCTCCCCACCCCGCTGTTGACATACCAGCTTGCACTGATTCCCGGATCCCTCCTCACAGGATTCCTCCTTTCACCTTTGCTATACCTGTCCAGGCATCTCGCCCAACGGCCAGCACGTCGACTGCGTTTCCCGCACGAGAAGCCGGTACACCGACGgctcctcgcgctgggcTTCTACGCTGGCTCGTTCATCGTCGTCTTTGGAGTCGTCGGCACGTGGGCACGCTGGGAGCTCGGCTGGCGCGACCCATGGCTCTATGTGATCTGgttcctcgtcgagggccaGCACCCGTGGACGCGACCCGCGCTCATCGCGTACTGGGGCTTGCTGGCCATGTTCTCCGTCGCGGGGTGGCAGCGCCAGCTgtcccgcgcgcgcaggcacAGGCTGTACACTGTCCCCGGGACGTCGCGCGattcgacctcgtcgaccacgtcgacgagTGCGCCGACAGTCGCGACGCAGATGATGGACGCGGCCGACCAGCGCATCCCGACACTCTCGGTCAACGCGCGCCGCAAGTCGTTCCATGCCCTCGCGGTGGCCATGTTCATCCCCGGCATATCCATCGACCCAGCCTTTACGCACCTCGCGTTCTCGGTCGCCTTTGCAGCGTTCACGTTTGCAGAGTACATCCGCTACTTTGCCCTCTGGCCACTAGGCGTGAGCGTGCACCTGTTCCTCAACGAGTTTATCGACCACAAGGACTCGGGCACGGCCATCCTGAGCCACTTCTACCTGCTCGCAGggtccgcctcgccgctgtgGCTCGAGGGCCCGTCCCAGATCCTCGCGCACTTTGGCGTTCTGTCTCTCGGTatcggcgacgccgtggcaTCCATCGTCGGCCGGCGAATGGGCTACGCCCGCTGGTCGCCAGCGTCAGGCAAGACGGTTGAAGGCAGCGTCGGCTTCGTCGCCTCGGTCATCCTCGCGTCCATTGTCATGTGgatcgtcggcgcggtcgactcGTTCAACTTTATCCCCTTTGTCATCACCACTACCctcgtcaccctcctcgaggccTTCTCGGGCCAGAACGACAATCTCGTCTTGCCAGTCTATGGCTGGGCGGTGGGTACCCTGCTTGGCGTGTAA
- the nrc-2 gene encoding Serine/threonine-protein kinase nrc-2, with translation MSSSLASAPPHQYSPTGGIGSSTPSGSFTGQPYPVRPGSPSGTHGHSSRWRSVFKLNKNANGNSNGSAKGGEHAHDNHYDSAPMIPELEVSSPFGASDDFATAVTHAADKLAVDEHDVREPSHEQASSVHSAPFAMSSSPSGSIPSSNGPSPFPPSAYPAEPWNATSTTSSAAVGGAAAPNAPLGPSTSRSDNRPDSNAYSISSTHTTDRSSSSSRSRIPTSFMTNTSSASPALPAIVTGSTTSLRTTTSGGGPNAHPPPRSPSVGGAGFKGRFFSTPVGSSTSVATGHDGGSLGRSKAEKYKGLSKTKSSSSASPPDSRSTSHTSPHTPGRKRDASVSREEPRGTKSPSTKGSAATRFIRRVVSAPNAKALFASGGSKHDTPSVPPLPVKIVTTPEQPLPVPQPALGGGSVDLTASPPGASVAHMPGSPSASGMSTPARSGTPSLLKPSKLSATGTRGSRSHSTSTVGKASRDPNLGVPLPTDPPHKAAFRRTYSSNSIKTSSVQVSPSSFQKIKLLGKGDVGKVYLVREKKTDKLFAMKVLSKKEMIKRNKIKRALAEQEILATANHPFIVTLFHSFQSQDYLFFVLDYCMGGEFFRALQTRPGKCLAEEHAKFYAAEVIAALEYLHLNGYIYRDLKPENILLHQSGHIMLSDFDLSKQSGEPGGAPATIKQSTTNGVFLVDTRSCIADFRTNSFVGTEEYIAPEVIKGCGHTSAVDWWTLGILIYEMVFATTPFKGRDRNTTFSNVLKSEVHFPDDRPTTTLCKSLIRKLLTKDEHKRLGSSSGASEVKQHKWFQNVSWGLLRHMTPPIIPAESNGVDTVNFRTIRDSKSLDFDRDDQDIIHGQAGSLAAAVPGTPGIQTPKELIGGGSSEEQNPFGEFNSVTRDFIDAYT, from the exons ATGTCTTCTTCCCTTGCATCAGCACCCCCACATCAGTACTCGCCCACAGGGGGTATTGgttcctcgacgccgtcggggtCATTTACAGGCCAACCTTACCCTGTGCGGCCAGGCTCACCCTCTGGAACCCACGGTCATtcctcgcgctggcggtcAGTATTCAAGCTCAACAAGAATGCAAACGGCAACAGCAATGGCTCGGCaaagggcggcgagcacgcccacGACAACCACTACGACAGTGCACCCATGATTCCGGAATTAGAGGTCTCGTCACCTTTTGGTGCGAGCGACGACTTTGCGACGGCAGTCACCCACGCTGCTGACAAACTCGCCGTGGATGAGCACGATGTCCGTGAGCCAAGTCACGAACAGGCAAGCTCGGTCCATAGTGCACCTTTTgcaatgtcgtcgtcccccTCGGGTTCCATACCAAGCTCAAACGGCCCATCACCGTTCCCTCCCAGTGCATACCCGGCCGAGCCCTGGAACGCGACCTCCACCACGAGCAGTGCCGCTGTAGGTGGTGCTGCGGCGCCAAACGCCCCACTCGGCCCGTCCACATCGCGCAGTGACAACCGCCCAGACTCGAACGCCTactcgatctcgtcgaccCACACGACAGAtcgctcgtcgtcttcctcacGGTCTCGCATACCTACCTCGTTCATGACAAACACTTCTTCGGCGTcccccgccctccccgcAATCGTGACCGGCTCCACAACGTCTCTCCGCACAACAActagcggcggcggtcccAACGCACATCCACCACCGCGTTCGCCGAGCGTGGGCGGTGCCGGGTTCAAGGGCCGCTTCTTCTCAACACCGGTTGGTAGCAGCACCAGCGTGGCCACGGGCCATGACGGGGGCTCCCTTGGCAGAAGCAAGGCTGAAAAGTACAAGGGCTTGTCAAAGACAaagtcgagcagcagcgcgagcccCCCAGACTCGAGGTCAACGTCTCACACGTCGCCCCATACGCCTGGAAGGAAGCGCGACGCCTCCGTATCGCGCGAGGAGCCACGAGGCACAAAATCGCCCTCCACAAAGGGTTCAGCTGCAACGCGCTTCATCCGCCGTGTCGTCTCAGCACCCAACGCCAAGGCACTCTTCGCCAGTGGCGGCAGCAAGCATGATACCCCGAGTGTCCCCCCACTTCCCGTCAAGATTGTCACGACGCCGGAGCAACCTCTTCCAGTACCTCAGCCCGCACTTGGTGGTGGGTCGGTAGACCTGACGGCATCGCCGCCTGGAGCCTCCGTCGCCCACATGCCCGGGTCGCCGTCAGCCTCAGGCATGTCGACACCAGCGCGCTCTGGAACCCCTTCTCTGCTCAAGCCATCCAAGCTTTCGGCCACGGGAACCCGCGGATCTCGGTCACATTCTACCAGCACTGTCGGCAAAGCCAGTCGCGACCCCAACTTGGGTGTTCCTTTGCCCACCGACCCACCGCACAAGGCTGCCTTCAGACGCACGTACAGCTCCAACTCGATCAAGACGAGCTCGGTGCAGGTGTCACCCAGCTCGTTCCAAAAGATCAAGCTTCTTGGCAAGGGCGACGTTGGCAAGGTCTACCTGGTGCGAGAGAAGAAGACGGACAAGCTGTTTGCCATGAAGGTTCTCTCCAAAAAGGAGATGATCAAGCGCAACAAGATCAAGCGTGCTCTGGCTGAGCAGGAAATCTTGGCTACGGCGAACCACCCGTTCATCGTGACGCTTTTCCACTCCTTCCAGTCGCAGGACTACCTCTTCTTCGTTCTCGACTACTGCATGGGCGGCGAGTTCTTCCGTGCCCTGCAGACCCGTCCCGGAAAGTGTcttgccgaggagcacgccAAGTtctacgccgccgaggtcattGCCGCTCTCGAGTATCTGCACCTGAACGGCTACATCTACCGTGACCTCAAGCCGGAGA ACATCCTGTTGCACCAGTCGGGCCACATCATGTTGTCAGACTTTGACTTGTCAAAGCAGTCGGGGGAGCCCGGTGGTGCACCTGCCACGATCAAGCAAAGCACCACGAATGGTGTCTTCCTTGTCGACACGCGCAGCTGTATTGCCGATTTCCGCACCAACTCGTTTGTGGGAACAGAGG AATATATTGCCCCTGAGGTGATCAAGGGATGTGGTCACACTTCTGCCGTCGACTGGTGGACCTTGGGCATCCTGATCTACGAGATGGTC TTTGCAACCACTCCTTTCAAGGGCAGAGACCGCAACACAACCTTCAGCAACGTGCTCAAGTCTGAGGTCCACTTCCCTGACGAcagaccgacgacgacgttgtgCAAGTCGCTGATTCGAAAGCTCCTCACAAAGGACGAGCACAAGCGCTTAGGCTCGTCTTCCGGCGCGTCCGAGGTCAAGCAGCACAAGTGGTTCCAGAACGTTTCGTGGGGTCTGCTGCGGCACATGACACCCCCGATCATTCCGGCCGAGTCGAACGGTGTTGACACTGTCAACTTCCGCACGATTCGCGACAGCAAGTCACTCGACTTTGACCGCGACGACCAGGACATTATCCATGGTCAGGCTGGTTCCCTTGCGGCGGCAGTACCTGGCACGCCCGGCATCCAGACGCCCAAGGAGCTCAttggtggcggcagcagcgaggaaCAGAACCCCTTTGGCGAGTTCAACAGCGTTACTCGAGACTTTATCGACGCCTACACCTGA
- the GRXS6 gene encoding Monothiol glutaredoxin-S6, producing the protein MLPSLGSLTPRRAPKPSMPTISVPSFSEKSPSGLPLPNGGDRRRGAGLSPSRRLVQLVKSRGRWSTPFVLLVVAGLLLFALTSTRGDKAPAVPVPRKTDVPVHNNHKSGKVPGGRVAGAGAGTGSKVTPHHHDDGDDEFLTDDEKAVDNAIEEASKTEEEIAAEGAAIKSKEAELANDKTLQTRSLIWWIGQNGKFPSDFEEPTAAELEAMGVKGFQDMLLKADPEQVDVFEDSWVVHAESMQRVTMFSKTYCPYSKNGKNILKQYSIHPQPYIIELDTRDDGPIIQNFLQYLTNRRTVPNLIIDWVSIGGSDDMDLLHAEGGLKKLLMNGLVSYS; encoded by the exons ATGCTCCCCAGCCTTGGAtcgctcacgccgcgccgcgcaccaaAGCCGTCCATGCCGACCATCTCGGTCCCCTCGTTCTCTGAAAAGTCGCCGTCGGGCTTGCCGCTACCTAACGGCGgcgaccggcggcgcggtgccggcctgtcgccctcgcgccggctGGTACAGCTCGTCAAATCGCGCGGACGGTGGTCGACGCCGTTCGTGCTGCTTGTCGTTGCCGGCCTGTTGCTGTTTGCGCTCACATCGACGCGCGGCGACAAGGCGCCTGCCGTACCCGTGCCGCGCAAGACCGACGTGCCCGTGCACAACAACCACAAGAGCGGCAAGGTCCCCGGCGGCCGGGtagcgggcgcgggcgcgggcacAGGCTCAAAGGTGAcgccgcaccaccacgacgatggcgacgacgagttcctCACCGACGATGAGaaggccgtcgacaacgCCATCGAGGAGGCGTCcaagaccgaggaggagattgccgccgagggcgcggccATCAAGagcaaggaggccgagctggcgaaTGACAAGACGCTCcagacgcgctcgctcatcTGGTGGATTGGGCAGAACGGCAAGTTCCCATCGGATTTTGAGgagccgaccgccgccgagctcgaggctaTGGGCGTCAAGGGGTTCCAGGACATGCTGCTCAAGGCGGATcccgagcaggtcgacgtGTTCGAGGACTCGTGGGTCGTCCACGCGGAGTCGATGCAGCGGGTGACCATGTTCTCCAAG ACCTACTGCCCGTACTCGAAGAACGGCAAGAACATTCTCAAGCAGTACAGCATACACCCGCAGCCGTACATTATCGAGCTGGACACacggg ACGACGGCCCCATCATCCAAAACTTCCTCCAGTACCTCACCAACCGGCGCACAGTGCCCAACCTCATCATCGACTGGGTGTCGattggcggcagcgacgacatggacctcttgcacgccgagggcgggctCAAGAAGCTGTTGATGAACGGGCTGGTTTCGTACTCATAG
- the tcg1 gene encoding Single-stranded TG1-3 DNA-binding protein — MTAPNDTPAAPIAAAAPAVAAATPEEEGFRVYVGNLAFTATEEEVRAHFVKAGGEILSVILPTRFKSRRPAGYAFVTYKKEEDAKNAVEKLNETEIGERKISLEIARSKEENAERKAAIVAERKETKAAAKTDNEATATEGEKSGDKADKPKKKKATKTARRRGPEDGDDAPVDGEADAAKPKKATRAPKKAEGESSEKEKAEKKPKEAKEPKEPKQRKPRLELTGDVSKDTVFVANLPFSVDDEGLTELFTKLDIKVKSANVIRGLRRLPGRRPFHGSKGFGFVELADPTQQQEAVDKINGSSVGDRKVTAKIAQEMKPIELAEATGEAAKEESKEVKASA; from the exons ATGACCGCGCCCAACGACACCCCCGCTGCCCccatcgccgcggccgcccccgcggtcgctgccgctacccccgaggaggagggatTCCGC GTCTACGTCGGAAACCTTGCCTTCACC GCTACCGAAGAGGAGGTCCGCGCACACTTTGTCAAGGCCGGTGGTGAAAT TCTTTCTGTCATCCTTCCTACCCGTTTCAAGAGCCGCCGTCCTGCTGGCTACGCTTTCGTGACGtacaagaaggaggaggatgcCAAGAACGCCGTCGAGAAGCTCAACGAGACGG AGATTGGCGAGCGCAAGATCTCGCTTGAGATTGCCCGTTCCAAGGAGGAGAAtgccgagcgcaaggctgccatcgtcgccgagcgcaaggagaCCAAGGCGGCCGCCAAGACTGACAACGAGGCGACGGCTaccgagggcgagaagtctggcgacaaggccgacaagcccaagaagaagaaggctaCCAAG actgctcgccgccgtggacctgaggacggcgacgacgcgcccgtcgacggcgaggctgacgccgccaagcccaagaaggccaCCCGTGCccccaagaaggccgagggcgagtcgtccgagaaggagaaggccgagaagaagcccAAGGAGGCGAAGGAGCCCAAGGAGCCCAAGCAGAGGAAGCCTCGTCTCGAGTTGACCGGCGACGTCAGCAAG GACACCGTCTTTGTCGCCAACCTCCCCTtctcggtcgacgacgagggccttACCGAGCTCTtcaccaagctcgacatCAAGGTCAAGTCGGCCAACGTTATCCGCGGTCTTCGCCGCCTccccggccgccgccccttCCACGGCTCCAAGGGCTTTGGctttgtcgagctcgcggaccCTACTCAGCAGCAGGAGGCTGTGGACAAGATCAACGGCTCGTCGGTTGGTGACCGCAAGGTCACTGCGAAGATTGCTCAGGAGATGAAGCCCattgagctcgccgaggcgactGG CGAGGCTGCGAAGGAGGAGTCcaaggaggtcaaggccTCCGCCTAA